From the Arvicola amphibius chromosome 2, mArvAmp1.2, whole genome shotgun sequence genome, one window contains:
- the LOC119808129 gene encoding cytochrome c oxidase subunit 7A-related protein, mitochondrial produces the protein MYYKFSGFTQKLAGTWASEAYNPQGLRPVVSTEAPPLIFATPTKLSSTVTAYDYAGKNKVPELQKFFQKADGVPIHLKRGLPDQMLYRTTMALTIGGTIYCLIALYMASQPKNK, from the exons ATGTACTACAAGTTTAGCGGTTTCACGCAGAAGTTGGCTGGAACGTGGGCTTCGGAAGCCTATAATCCGCAG GGGTTAAGGCCAGTGGTTTCCACAGAAGCACCGCCTCTCATATTCGCCACACCGACTAAGCTGTCCTCCACTGTGACGGCGTACGACTATGCAGGGAAGAACAAAGTTCCCGAGCTGCAGAAGTTCTTCCAG AAGGCTGACGGTGTACCCATCCACCTGAAACGAGGACTTCCTGACCAAATGCTTTACCGAACCACCATGGCGCTGACTATCGGAGGGACCATCTACTGCCTGATCGCCCTCTACATGGCTTCACAGcccaaaaacaaatga